The following coding sequences are from one Nicotiana tabacum cultivar K326 chromosome 1, ASM71507v2, whole genome shotgun sequence window:
- the LOC107795492 gene encoding uncharacterized protein LOC107795492: MKKVGNFRTISTRILSSLIFIQLSSLCICSGSNAPPKEFIEQKKMLHQVEEKFEKSNTISSSKKDITTPITTVPTGNPTTSTPVLNPTISNPDSTPTGPTNSVMTPIANSPVSSGASWCIASRAASQIALQVALDYACGYGGADCSAIQPSGSCYIPNTLRDHASHAFNNYYQKNPIPNSCNFDGTAIATNTDPSRGSCQYPSTSTNASILNISNASGSRVFGAGPITPSTSSAVATSSLLTYHFYILAYLVILLALILKLIS; this comes from the exons atgaagaaagttGGAAACTTTAGAACAATAAGTACAAGAATTCTCAGCAGTCTTATATTTATTCAACTCAGTTCTCTTTGTATCTGTTCAG GTTCAAATGCACCACCAAAAGAATTCATAGAGCAGAAGAAAATGTTACACCAAGTAGAGGAGAAATTTGAGAAGTCTAACACAATTTCTAGTAGCAAAAAGGATATTACAACTCCTATAACAACAGTTCCAACAGGAAATCCTACCACATCTACTCCTGTCCTGAATCCAACAATCTCAAATCCTGATTCGACTCCCACTGGGCCGACTAATTCAGTAATGACACCGATAGCCAATTCTCCGGTGTCTTCAGGCGCGAGCTGGTGTATTGCTAGCCGAGCTGCTTCACAAATTGCTCTGCAG GTTGCTTTAGACTATGCTTGTGGCTATGGTGGTGCTGACTGCTCAGCAATTCAGCCTAGTGGCAGCTGCTACATACCAAACACTCTCCGAGATCATGCTTCGCATGCATTCAACAACTACTACCAGAAAAATCCAATTCCAAATAGCTGCAATTTTGATGGCACTGCTATTGCTACCAACACTGACCCCA GTAGAGGTTCATGTCAATATCCATCAACAAG CACAAATGCATCTATTTTGAACATAAGTAATGCAAGTGGATCGAGAGTATTTGGCGCTGGACCAATCACACCATCTACCTCATCAGCTGTCGCGACAAGTAGCTTGTTAACTTATCACTTCTACATTTTAGCTTACCTTGTGATACTGCTCGCCTTAATACTGAAGCTAATTTCATAA
- the LOC107795493 gene encoding serine/threonine-protein kinase WNK8-like, with protein sequence MDYGLHKVEEKSPCGRFVRYSDVLGEGAFKEVYLGFDQVQNIEIAWNQISFHGEDGEALLKTPEKLFSEAVLLQSLNHERVMKCLSYWFDSEAKTLNMITELFPSGSLTKYMLKSNNGTGIDLRNIKNWGRQILEGLSFLHGQNPKIIHRDIKCDNIFVQSGGKQVKLGDFGLAIRLMEGDFVTEVKGTPQFMAPECYDGEYNELVDIYAFGMCLLEMVTGEYPYRECNNQGQILRKVYITGEKPASLGKVKDSRVKDIIEKCLLPMSVRPSADELLDDPFFLYNGGSSTMEACAPTASFVVSHPFRGIQCCARDIKNLYRMNRALSSLGIRRS encoded by the coding sequence ATGGATTACGGGTTACACAAAGTTGAAGAGAAATCTCCATGTGGTAGGTTCGTTAGATATAGTGACGTGTTAGGTGAAGGCGCTTTTAAAGAGGTGTACCTAGGGTTTGATCAAGTTCAAAACATTGAAATTGCGTGGAACCAAATAAGTTTTCATGGAGAAGATGGTGAAGCATTATTAAAAACCCCAGAAAAGTTGTTCTCTGAGGCTGTTCTATTGCAATCTTTAAACCATGAGAGGGTTATGAAGTGCCTCTCTTACTGGTTTGATTCCGAGGCAAAAACTCTAAACATGATCACAGAATTATTCCCTTCGGGCAGTTTGACAAAGTATATGTTGAAGAGTAATAACGGGACTGGTATTGACTTGAGGAATATTAAGAACTGGGGTAGGCAGATTCTTGAAGGTTTGAGCTTTCTTCATGGACAGAACCCGAAGATCATTCATAGAGACATCAAGTGTGATAATATTTTTGTTCAGAGTGGTGGCAAACAGGTTAAGCTTGGAGATTTTGGGTTAGCGATTCGTCTTATGGAGGGTGATTTCGTCACAGAGGTTAAGGGAACGCCTCAATTCATGGCTCCTGAGTGCTACGATGGTGAATACAATGAACTGGTGGATATATATGCATTCGGGATGTGTCTTCTTGAGATGGTTACTGGTGAATATCCATATAGGGAATGCAACAATCAAGGGCAAATACTTAGGAAAGTGTATATCACTGGTGAAAAGCCTGCATCTCTTGGAAAGGTTAAAGACTCAAGAGTGAAGGATATCATTGAGAAATGTTTACTTCCCATGTCTGTTAGGCCGTCCGCAGACGAGTTGCTGGATGATCCATTCTTTCTGTACAATGGTGGATCATCAACAATGGAGGCTTGTGCTCCTACTGCCAGTTTTGTAGTTAGTCATCCTTTCAGGGGAATACAGTGTTGTGCAAGGGATATTAAGAATTTATATAGGATGAATCGCGCACTTTCTAGTTTAGGAATAAGgcgtagttga